The window AGCCATCCTGAGGCGTTCAGGGAAGGCGTGACCGCCACCCAGATACCGGACAAGTTTCATTTCAAGATCGGCGAGGTGAGCCGGATCTTGGGAGTGAAGACTTACGTTCTGCGGTTCTGGGAAACCAAGTTCCGGATCACTCCCGCGAAGAATCAATCACAGCACCGGGTGTACAAGCGCCAGGAGGTGGAGACCCTCTTGGAGATCAAGCATCTCCTCTACGAAGAGCGGTTCACCATCGAG of the Deltaproteobacteria bacterium genome contains:
- a CDS encoding MerR family transcriptional regulator; the protein is MTATQIPDKFHFKIGEVSRILGVKTYVLRFWETKFRITPAKNQSQHRVYKRQEVETLLEIKHLLYEERFTIEGARVKLKERLKDRQKQLKLDLTENPYRAALRQAKKDLARIKAILK